ATCATAATCTCTTCCTTTTAGGTCTAAATTTACTAATTTTTCCTTACTTCTGATTCACATTTCCTATTTTTTATTATATTATCGATTTTTTTTTATTGATTGATGCTCGTGAATCTGTGATTTATTCAATTTCTATTATTTAATTCTAATTCTAACTAATTTAAGCCTAATTCCTTTTTGATTTAATTCGTATTCTGGTAATTGTGAGTTTAATTCCTTACCTTTAATTTAATCCAATTCAGGTAGTGTAAGTCTAATTCATTTCTTATAAGTTAATTCATTACTTTTAATTCTAATCTAATAATTGTGAGGTTAATCCAATCCTTAATTCTCTAATAATTGTGAGTTTAATTCATTCCTTTGATTTAATATGGTAATTATGAGTTCAATCTTTTTATGTTAATGTTATTATTTATTATTTTGAATTTAACGTGTGTTGGATGTTATTTATTTACTGATTAGGGTTCCCCTTACCTTTTCACCCTTCAGTGTGCGTTCCAGTAATCCCTCGCACCCGGCATTTATGAGTTCAGATTCTATTCCCTTACCAGCCAGATCCAGTAGTTCTTTCAGTTTTCCGGCCATTCCCCCGGTTACATCCACGGTTTGTGCTCCTTCCAGGAATTGGAGGTCTTCCAGTGACTTCACCACTTCCAGGAGTTGGGCATGGGTGTGTTTTTTAGGGTCACGGTCGTATATTCCATCCACATCTGAGCCCAGGACGATTCTTTCGGGTTTTAGTTGGAGGGATAGGTAGTTCACCAGCTGGTCACCGGAGACTACTGCCATCTGGATGCTTTTCTGGGTGTCGGGAACCACGTCACCGTGGAGGACTGGTACCAGTCCCATTTCCAGATATTTTTCAATGATTTCCAGGTTGGCGGATTTGATTCGTTTATTATGGGTGATTATGAATGATGATGGGGGCACTGCCACTGCAGGAATTCCATATTCCAGCAGGTAATGGCATACTGAATGGTTAAGGTCTTTAACCGAATTTTGGGTTAGGGTGAATCCCATCCTCTTTTCCTGGAGTTCTTCCTTGGTGTGGATGGGGCTGCCTATTTCATATTTCCTGGCGTGCAGGTGTCCGAAGCTGCCTGCTCCGTGGATTATGATCAGTTTATCTGGCTTTGCCCTGGCTATTTCCCTGGCAATGCGGTCC
This DNA window, taken from Methanobacterium subterraneum, encodes the following:
- a CDS encoding isopentenyl phosphate kinase — protein: MIILKLGGSVITRKEATEPTLEPVNLDRIAREIARAKPDKLIIIHGAGSFGHLHARKYEIGSPIHTKEELQEKRMGFTLTQNSVKDLNHSVCHYLLEYGIPAVAVPPSSFIITHNKRIKSANLEIIEKYLEMGLVPVLHGDVVPDTQKSIQMAVVSGDQLVNYLSLQLKPERIVLGSDVDGIYDRDPKKHTHAQLLEVVKSLEDLQFLEGAQTVDVTGGMAGKLKELLDLAGKGIESELINAGCEGLLERTLKGEKVRGTLISK